In Nostoc sphaeroides, the genomic window TGTTCTCTGTGTCTCTGTGGTAGCCTGCGGCAAGCCGCTGACGCTCCTTCGTCGCTACCGCTTCGCTAATGCGTCTACGTTTATTTGGATAATTTATTTCTTGGAAGTCCCTTACTCCCTGGTTTGTATGGCTAAAGCCCCAACTATGAACGTTTTTTATTATGGTTTTAAGTAGATATTTTAGAAGGTTTAGATGATATATTTACCATTCAACAGATACACTATAACTAGAAAAATTTGTATCTTTACTCACTAAAATAGCATTTTCACTCTGAGCTTGTGAAATTAACAACCTATCAAATGGATCTTTATGGTGTAAAGGTAACTGTCCCAACATTAAAACATGATTAACTTTAACTCCAATAAATTCTATTCCATTATTTTGCTGCTGGTGAATAATCTCAGGTAAAGACTGATTTAATGTTAATTTCCCTAATTGAGTTTTAATTTGAATCTCCCAGAGACTCACAACACTTACTAACCGAACATTTTCTGGATTTAATAACAATTCTAAAACCCGTTCTGAAAGTTTTTTAGAGTCACTATCCCACTAAATAAAGGTATGAGTATCTAACAGAAATTTTATGATAACCAAAATTCATCAGGTAAAGGTTCATCGAAATCATCACTCATCACCATAGCACCCAAATTTAACCCAGCTTTAGGGATAATTTTTTCCTGCACAGAAGCAATAGGAATCACCTTAGCAAAAGGTTTATCTCCATTAGTTAAAATGATTTCTGTATTATCATCTTGCATCAAGGATAATAAATCAGAAACGCTGATAGAAGTTTGTTGAATATCAATATTTTTTGTTGTCATGATTACACCTCTAAAGTGTCTACTTCTATTCTAACTTAACTGTGAGTATTTTTCCATGCTTCCCTCTCAGCGCTCTTTCTGATGGAGTTTCCCGCATCTCACATATTACTAGGAGTCTCGTTTAGATAAGAGTTGAGGATTAGTTAATTGTCTTTGTTTTGTTGTTATGCAGCAACAACGTTTATGGATGCTGTGACATCAGATCAACATTTGATTTAGGATAACCTGAATTGTCAGATGTTTTAGAGTCTCCCAAAAAGTTCTAATTATAGGCTCAACTATCCGATCGTAACACCGAGGTTGCTCCCCATTTCTCCTATTCTTTGGTGGCAAACCATTGTAATGGCAAAAATTTCATAATATTTGTTATGGTTTTTAAAGTTTTTAATTCGGGTATATCTGGTTTTAATTGTTCTGCGATCGCTAATTTTTGTTCAGCTTGTGCAGGTTGAAAATTATATAAATAAACAACAGCTAAATAAAGCCATGCGTAAGGATTTTGAGCATCATATTTAGTTAATTCTATTAAATTTTGGATTAATTCTGGGGCTTGGCGCTGTAAAAGTTGTGATAAGACTAAAGTGTAACGCCAATTTAAGTTATTTGGCTCTGTTTGCAGATGATAATTAGCTGCAAATTGAATTTGTTTTAAATAATCTTGAGTAGGATCGTATTGATTGAAATTATCTATTTGCACAAATATATTATTTAATTTACCCTGTTGTAAATCTTGTGCTAGTTGTGAAGTTCGGGTAACTAAATCTAAAGGTGGCGATTTTTTTCCGGTTCCTACATTTGTCACATTTACAGTAATCTCTGGAATATTTAAAGATGTGACTTTGTTGTTTCTTCTATCTAAATATAGTGCTGATAGTTGATATTTTCCTAGTGGTAGTGTTTTGGGAAGAAATGTAGCTAATGCTTCTTTTACTCGAAAAGTTCCTTCAGGATGACATTTGATACCACAGTATAAATCACCCAAACCAATGGCATGATCGTGATCCCAAGATGATTGGTTATTTTGCCATTTTAACAGCAATATACCATTTTTTAAATCATCCCATGAACCTGTTATTTCATAGTTGACAGGGTTGTTTTTATCTAAAATTAATTGTTGAGAAATTGCAACTTTTTCTAAACTAATTACAGACTGACTATTACTTAATTTTTCAACAACTACATGAGGATTTTTGCAGTGATATAATCGCATTTTATCTCCATGAGGTAATATCCAATCGCCCTGTAATTTCAAATCAGTAGAAGATTCGACTAAAGATTTTAATTTACGTTTAGTCTCTCCACTTTCTCCCGGTTCGCTTGGTTCATTATCTCTAGTGATATACCAACAAAAATATTCTAAATCTTCCTCTACCTGAGATAATTTGGTTGTTAATTTTCTGCCGTATACACGAAAATCTTCTAATGTCCCAAAATAATCCAAAGTAAACTCATTTATCTGAGGTATAGCAACGGGAATTACCCCTAAATTTGACCTTAAATATAAATCTGTTTCGTTTATTTTGTTTATCAGTTTCTCCAGAGGATATTTCTTAGCATCATCATTAGGTAAATGTTTACCACCCCATGCTTGAATTAGGGGTAATGGAAACAAATTATTGAGTAACACTATGCTACTTAATACCAGAGTTGCTAATCTCAGTCTATCAAAATATATATTTTCAATTAAGTTGAATAAATCGGCCAATATTAAACTAATTATAGGAAAACATGGCAGGATAAATCTAATGTCTTTATTTGTGCCCAAAGAACAAATTATATAGCTACTTACTAAGGTAACTAATAACCAAATTCGAGCCGATTTATGGAGATTTACTGAAATTAAATCAGTAGAAAATTGATATTTAATTAGATAAACCAATAAAATGCCAATACTCACAGATAATATTGGTAAACCAACGCTTTCTGGAATCATCTGTGGATAGTATAACCATCCAGCAATAGTTGTAGCAGAAGGATCACCCTCCCCTTTTCCCACTTGGTTAGCGTTTAATGCCGATGTAATAATTGTTAACCAATTTAAGCCATACCAAAAACTACAAATTAGCCAAGCTATTACCAAAGATAAGCAAGTTTGAATTAGCTTGATAAATTTACGTTTTCTAATAAAACTAATTAATATCCAAATACTAGGAATTAAAATAAAAATAAACCCTGTAGGTTTAGTCAACAAAATTAAACCTATTCCTGTGCCCAATAAGATAGTTAGTCCCCACGATAAAAACCCAATATAACTATCTTTCCAAGTTGTCAGAACTGTGAAAGTTACTGTAACAATTGCTGTCAAACCATAATCTATTAAATAATCTGTCCGTATAAATCCCAAAATAGGAAATAACAGACAAAATATGCTGGCAGTTATGCTAATTTCTCGGTTTTTAAATAAAAAATTACCTAAATGATATACTGAAAGTATAATCATCGCAGTATATAATAAGTTGACCAAACTTGCTTGGTCAAATCCACGGCCAAACAATATCAAAAATGGTACGGTGCAAATATATACAAAAGGAGCGCGATAAGTTGGAGTTAATTGCCACAGAGATAACCACCAATTTCCTGAGAATATATTGAAGTTTTGAAAAATTCTATAATGATGTAATGCTGTGGTTAAATGTGCGCTTTGATCGTAGGCTGGAATCGAGTCATCTAAGAAAAACCAAGCTCTATCTATAGCTAATGCTATCAGCCAAATTATTAAGAGGATAATATAATCTTTTCGATGCTGAGAATGGTCAAAATGACTCATATTTATTTGATCAAAAACAAACTTTAACCAATTATATATCTGTCGTGTATCGCCGTTTGACTAAGAGGATGTTTTAAAAGTGGTTGGCTGTAATTTTAAGCACTTATTGATCCCCCCTAACCCCCTTAAAAAGGGGGAAGAATCAAAGTCCCCCAATTTATCGGGGGATTTAGGGGGATCCAAAACTTTTGATACCGACAATAGGACTTTTCAAACATCCTCTTAAGCCGTGGGGTTGAATTTTTAATTTTTAATTTTTAATTCGAGCCAAGTGAGTGACTCCCTCAGTGGTTCGTCCGCTCATCTCACTGGGATGGATACAGTAGAGCGCCATAACCTCCCCACGACTCCAGGCATCAATCCAGGTTCGATTAATTGCGGGCGAAAGCGTTGGATTTTGCTTTTTGATAAATTGCATCACGCGATCGATGTCTTGCTCAAGAGTGATGTGTTCGGCTCGACCAGTCACAGTAACGCTGCGCCAATGCTTGAGATTGTAGAATTCTTCAACTTGCAAACATACTTCTGGATTCGCGTCTATATACTTAGTCTTCATCCAAAGCGTGGTGAAGATATAGATGTTTGGCTCTTCAAAATAATAGTGCATAGGCACAACATAGGGATGTCCTTCAAGGGCACAACTTAAGTGTCCATGTCCTACTTTTTTCAAGAGTTCATGTATCTCTTTTGTGCCCATTTCATCAATATCTAACATGGTCATTCTCCAGAATAAAGATTTTAGGACTTACGCACACTCTACGAATTCTCGGCGCTCTTGGCGTCTTGGCGGTTCGATAAATTAAGCTTTTTAGGAATTTTTGCGTAAGTCCTGGATTTAATTGATTAATGAGTTGCTAATGTGTTGTTGACTAAGACTTAGATCAGCATGTTTAGGGACATGATCCAAAATCCGTTGAGCGAGTCGCACCTGATGATTGTTGGCAAATCGCTAAACAGGTAAGCACAGCAAAAAACTCATCGAAATCTAGGGGTTTAGTGAACCATAGGTCAAATCCCGCACACAGAGCACGTTGAAGCATATTTTTATTGGCATAGCCTGTCACAGCGATCGCTAGCACCACTTCCCCTCTTTCTCCGACTTTAGTTCTCACTTGTTGAATCAGGGCATAACAATTCTTCTTGGACAAAGCAATGTCACTGACGAGGACATCAGGTTGCCATTGCTCAAATATTTCTAAGGCTTGCTGGACTGAAAACGCTGTTTGCACCTCTACCCCATAGAGTTGCAGCAGCAACGTCATCAAGGAGCAGAAGAAATCGACATTATCATCTACAAGCAGTACTCGCAGCCCTTGGAGGGATGAGTAATTACTAGGAATTGAATACATTGCAGCCCCAATCGTGATTTCACGTTCAACAGTGCTAAAAAACCTGGGAACCCTAGAGAGGAATTAACCAGGTGTAGGGTGTGTCTTATTAATTTCCCTACACCATGACAGGGTAATGTTTCATTTGTGGGGTTATTTGTTTAACTACAATATAAAATTAAGAAAAGTGTCAAATCTGAATTTCTTTTTCCGGCGTTGCTGATTATTTCAAAGCGATACCTACGGTAAGCTACGCTAACGCATGGTGGCGGATATGATCTTCAATAAAACTGGCAATGAAATAATAACTGTGGTCATAGCCTTCTTGGTAACGCAAGTTTAGCGGCTGGCTAACATCTGCACAAGCTTGCTCAAACACTTCAGGCATTAATTGTTCAGCTAAAAATTTATCAGCAGTCCCTTGGTCAATCAGAATCGAACTGTGATATCCTACTTTTTTGACTAATTCACTAGCATCATAAGCACGCCAACTTTCTTGATTATTGCCAAGATAACCACCCAAAGCCTTTTGACCCCAAGGACAACGCATAGGTGCAGCGATCGGTGCAAAAGCTGATACTGATTTGTAAAGTTCTGGGTTTCTCATTGCACAGACAAGCGCCCCATGTCCCCCCATCGAATGACCAAAAATACCTTGTTTTTCAGGTTGCGTAGGGAAATTTGCGGTAATTAAAGCAGGTAATTCCTGGACGATGTAACTATACATTTGGTAGTTTTTACGCCACGGTTCCTCTGTAGCATCAACATAAAAGCCCGCACCTGTGCCAAAATCCCAGTCATCATCCTCACCTGCAATGCCAGTATTACGCGGACTTGTATCTGGTGCAACCAATATCAAACCATACTCAGCTGCCAAGCGTTGCACTCCCGCCTTTACCATAAAATTCTCTTCTGTGCAACTTAACCCAGAGAGGAAATAGAGAATCGGTACAGGTTTTTGAGTTGCTTGTGGTGGTTGATAGACAGCAAAGCGCATTTCACCGTTACAGGTTGAGGAGGAATGACTGTAAAAACCGAGTTTGCCACCAAAGCTTTTATATTCGGAAATGAGATTGAGGTTAGACATTGGTTTGAGCGATCGCCAGAGAAAGATTATTTTACCGTGAACTACCTGGTAATTAACACGCTATAGCGAGCGTACAATATACCGCAGTTGCGCTCGCTTTGAGAACCGAAACCAAATTGCGATCGTTAGTTGGCGCTTCATCGCGTCTGGACTCGCTATGCCAACAGGATAACGAAACCAACACACAATTAAGCGGCGAGTAGGTTCATAAGCCAACAGCCATGTTTTTTCGTAGCGTACCAAATCACTAATCCAAGGTGGATCTAGGTTTTCTTTTTCAGCAATTCTGGAGATGAAATTAGCAAAAGCGATCGCATCTTCTCTATGTTTTTTGATTCCTTTTGGTACATGAGTTTGAGCATATCGCCAAAACAAGGCAGTAAAATTTTTCCCCAGCGCCCGCGCAGTGCGTGGAAGTAGTTCGCGTACTTCCCCTAACCGTTTCCATTTCAGAGAATTGGCAAAGATATTTACCTCTTTTGCTGAAATTTGAGCTAACTTTTGTGCTTCATCGCAACTCAGCCCCAACTCTGCGCCAACGGCTTCTGGGTTAGCAAAGAAACGCTCTCTAAATTCCGTATTCGTGTAAAGTTGGGCTAAAACTTCCTGGGTTTTTGCTAACCCCATCTGCCATGTTTCGACTTCGCTCAACACAAGTAACTCCTGCTAATTTCCCGTGCTTTTTGCAGTTCTTTTGTCAATTCTGCAAAGGGTGGCAAGTTTTCATCTCGTTCTAGAATAATCCCTTTAACTGGAACACGGGCCACAACTTCCTCCATTAGTTGCCATACTTCCACTGGTGTGGATTGGGAATGGCTATCAATTAAGACACCATCATGCCAATGTCCACCAACAAAATGTAATTGTACGATGCGATCGCACGGTAATTGTTGCAAAAACTCATGGACATCATAGCCGTAGTTCACAGCATTAGTGTGGAGATTCGTTATATCTAATAACAGTCCACAATCAGAACGTTCAACCACCTCGGCTAAAAACTGGGCTTCAGTCATTTCTGCACCTGGAACCGTCACCATGTAAGTGATATTTTCCAGAATCAGTGGTACATCAATCCAGCGACGCAATAAAGCAATATTGCGACAAAGTACTTCCACAGCTTCTTGAGTATAAGGTAGCGGGGACAAATGCCCGATATCAACTCCACCCGCTTTTGTAAAGCAGATATGCTCACTCCACCAAGGCGGGTTAAGTTGCTTAATTAGTGCTGCAAGTTTGCGTAAATAATCTGTATCCAAGCCTTCAGCACTGCCTAACGAAAGATTAATCGCGTGGGGAATTATCGGGAAATGAGCAGCAAGCAATTCTAACTCCTGCTGTTTTTGCCAAGATGCATCTAGATAGTGTTCAGCGACAATTTCCAAAAAGTCAACCTGCTGACGGTTAAGAAACAGATCGCTTTTAAACGGTTGTCGAAAACCCAACCCCACGCCTAAACTAGGAAGATGAGAAAGCATTGCTGTTAACCTCCTCCACAACCACCACCGCAGCCACCACCGCAGCCACCACCGCAACCACTACTGCAAGAGGAGCCACTGTCAGAACCACTACTGCATGAGGAGCCACTGTCAGAACTACTATTGCATGAGGAGCTACAGCCAGAACTAGTACTGCATGAGGAGCTAGTGTCAGAATTACTAGTACGAGAACTACTAGTGTATGAGGGGCTACTGCATGAGGAGCTACTGCATGAGGAGCTACCGCATAAGCTACTAGACGAACTCTCTACTGTGGTAACTTTTCTAGAAATTGTTGGCGGAAAAAAGGCTTTGTAGTAGGAGTCATAAGAGGTTCCAGCCAGCACCTCAACGCCAAATAGTGCCACCAGTAAGTTGTAGTCAAATACAGAAGGGATGTCATACTTTGCCTTCTGCTGCAATCGGGTAAATGTTTCTTGCAGTTGTTGCAGATACATTTTTCCTCGATGACTGAGATGTGTACGTTTACTGACAAACCACAGCAAAAAGATAATCGATAATACACCAATGGTGATTAATAAACCTGCGTTATAGCGCTCCTTACCCAAGGCGATGAGAAGCTTATAGCCCCCCAAGCTGAAAATAATCATTGCTCCAATCAAGCCAACTTTGATATTCCGTTCTTGCCACTGGGAAGCATACAATAGTTGCTCATTTTGGAGTTTTTCTTCATAGGCATTGCTGTATGACTGGATGCTCTCGGTTGCCAACCAAACAGACGTTTTAGCTGTGGAGGAGGAAGATAATTTCTCAAATACCTCACGCTCTATAGGCTCTAGCTGAGATACATCAGGATGATTTGCTACTTGGCTGATGGATTGTTCACTGACTTGCAAATAACCCCGGATAATCAAATCAAATAATACTACATTGGCGATTCCTGTTTCTTGGGAACGCAAATAAGCGATTTCGTAGGGATCTGGTTCAGCAGGAATTAGCGGCAGAGGCTGGTTTTTGGTTGGATCTTGCACTAGCTGTTGGCAAACTACCAAAGTTATCCCAATAACAAAGCAATAAAACAGTAAAAAATCTGGCCCATACATATCTGCAATTGGATTATGCAGTAATGCATTCATTGCCTTTACTCCTTTTTAGGGAATTACTGAAAGTTAAGAGAAATTAAATGACTCAATGTTTGCAGAGTTTTTTAGAACATTTGGCTTTCTCAGGTTTGTCATTTACTTTACCACAAGATTGTAGCACACATTAAAATTTATGCTCCGTCAGCCCCTTGCGGTACTAGTCTGTCAGCTTGGAATTCAGGGGTAAACAAGTTCGTAGTAAGGACTTTAGTCCTTTATGAATTATGAATTATGAATTATAAATTAGTTTGACAGAGTACTACGACTAGGTAACTTAGTCCCGCACCTTTTACAAAACCCAGCATCTACGTCATGGAAAGCCAAACCACAACCTGAACAAGCTGTTTCTACCTGATTAGCAGTTTTCACAACTCGCTTAATTAAATCTCCCACTTGCCAAGGAATCAGTGCAATTCCTGTAAAAATCATCAGTACTGTTAGCAAGCGCCCTAATTCAGAAATTGGAATAACATCGCCAAACCCTACAGTTGTCATTGTGACAACAGAGAAATAGAAGGCATCTAAAAACGTACCATAATTTTCAGGATTAACCGGATGCTCGACTTGATAAATTAAGCCAGAATAAATAAAAACAATTGCAAATAATGTAAATAAGATTCGCGCAAAAATCATTCCATCTTCGGTGCTGATAGTGGCGAATAGAAATTTCCTATCTATAAATCTGATTAATCGTAAAATCCGAAACCATCGCAGTAGGCGGATAAAGCTAATATCCACCATTCCTAAAAAGAATGGCAAAATTGCCATTAAGTCAATAATCGAATAAAAACTAAAAATATACTTAATTTTGTTTTCCGCACTCCACAAACGGAGTGAATATTCCACCGCGAAGATAATGACGATCGCAGTATCGGCTACATTCAACTGAAACCGCACAGAATCAGGAATATTATAAGTTTCTGCCACAAAAATCCCTGATGATATTAGCACCATAGCGGCAAGCGTTAAATTAATCGCTTTACCTAATGGTGTTTCCAAGTCTTTTAAGTAGAATTCTGTTTCTTGTCTGCTCAGTAACATATTCGACCATTAACTAATCTTAATTTCCATTTATAGCATTAGAAATACGATATTATTAATCATTATCCTTATGTTAACCTCAGCTTATATGAACCCAGAATATTTTATGCGTTTAGCTTTGGCAGAAGCAAAAGAAGGAGATGCGCCTTATGGTGCTGTGATTGTTAAAGATAACGAAGTCGTTGCTGTAGCTCATAACACTGTTAACAGAGACAACGATCCATCAGCCCATGCGGAAATTAACGCCATTCGTAGTTTAACAGCTAAACTTAAAAACCCTTCTTTAGAAGGTTATAGCATATATACAACTGGCGAACCTTGTCCGATGTGTGCAACTGCTTGTGTTTGGAGTGGTTTATCAGAAATTGTATATGGGGCTTCAATTCAAGATTTAATCTCGGTAAATCAATCACAAATTAATATATCTTGCGAAGAAGTTATCGCTAAGTCATTTAGAAACATCAAATTCACAAAAGACGTTTTAAAAAATGAATGTTTGGAGTTATTTAAATAAGCTAGAAACAATCTAAACTTTTCAGATTTAGGGTATGTTATACCAATTCTGCATGAAGATGGGCTAAATCATATTTAAGTACAAGAAATAAGAAAGAAAAACGAACCGCAAAGTACGCAAAGGACACAAAGAAAGAAAGAAAGAAAGAAAGAAAGAAAGAAAGAAAGAAAGAAAGAAAGAAAGAAAGAAAGAAAGAAGTGAAAAGGGTTTGGCGCAGTCTCATAAAGAAATAGTATTACGGCTTCCGTAACGCACCGAAAACCCCCAAATTATGTTGCACTTTCAGCGATAATATACCCTACAGCTAATCTAGACGTTAAAATTACGAATTACGAACTTGTACTGAGCGTAGCCGAAGTATTACGAATTATTTAACTTGGCTCATTTAAATAGGATAAATACGTATTTGCCCAAATTGCAGCTTGAGTGCGATCGCGCAAGTTTAATCTGTTTAAAATATTCGTAACATGATTTTTTACTGTGCCCTCAGAAATGTAGAGTTGTTGAGCAATTTCTCGGTTACTAGCGCCTGTAGCTATTAACCGCAAAACCTCTTTTTCTCTCGGAGTAAGTTCGGCTAAAGTAGAGGGTACAGGCGGGGAGTGGGTTGGTGTACCATTAGAAAACTGAGTCAATAGTTTTTTAACTATACCTGGGCCTAATTGAGTATATCCTTTATAAACGGCACGAATAGCAACAGCTAATTCTTCTGAGGGTGTATCTTTCAATAAATAACCCATTGCCCCATTTTGCAACGCTGCTGATACATATTCATCATCATCAAAAGTCGTCAGTACTAAAATTTTAGTTTTGCCAAAGCGTTTTTGAATTTCTCGCGTGGCTGCAACTCCATCCATAATGGGCATTCTGATATCTAGCAATACTACATCTGGCTGAAATTCAGCAACTAAATTAATCGCCTGTTCACCGTTTTCTGCTTCTCCCACTATCTCTAAATCTGGTTCTAATTCTAATAACGCTCTTAATCCTTGACGAATTAAACCTTGGTCATCTACCAGCAGCACTTTAATCATTATGTCAACCTCGTTAAGGGAATATTAACTGTAATTTTGCAACCAGAACCAGGAGCGCTATTAATATTAAACTCACCTCCAAGAGCGAAAGTGCGATCGCGCATACTATGAAGCCCAAAACCTGTAGTATTTTGCCCTAAATCAAAACCTCTACCATTATCTTGAATTATCAATCGCAAATTGCCTCTAGTCGTAGCGAGTTCTAGTTTAACCTCTGTGGCATAAGCATATTTAGATATATTTGTCAATGATTCTTGAGTAATCCGGTAGATAGCGGTATTTATTTCAGGTGGTAGAGGATATTCCAGGTTGATTTGATAAATTGGTAAAATGCCATTTGAGCGATGAAAGTTTTCTGAAAGACTTGCGATCGCCCGTTCTAAAGATTGTTCTTGTAAGGGATTCAAACGCATAGTAGAAACAGATTCACGGACATCTTTTAGCGCTTTTGAACCTAATTCCTTTGCAGTTGCTAGAAATGTTTCAGCCTTACCTGGGTTAGCTTGCCATAGTTTTAAAGCGGTTTCTAATTGCAGATTTAAAGCAGTTAGAGAATGTCCTAATGAATCATGGATTTCACGAGCAATGCGATTGCGTTCTTCTAAGGTAGCTTGATTTTCAATTTGCATGGCATATTGGCGCAGTTTTTCATTAGCGATCGCTAGCTTTTCTCGACTTTGCCGCTCAGACAATACTGCATTCATCATCAACAATACAAAAACCAAACTTAAGCCAAATACCAGCGACGAATTCAAAATCAAAAATCGATATCGCTCTTGTGCTTGTGGCGATGCTTGAAAATTGAATAATTGATATTTTAGTTGTGTAGTAACTAAAAATAAGGAAAATGATAAAATTGTAACGAATAAACGCCCTTTTAACTGAAAAATCAAACAACTGCGAGTCACTAAAATTATATATAGAAAGGGGAACAACCGAGCAAATCTCTCTCCAAAAAGTCCAATTATTAAAATCAATAAAATTTCAATGCCTGTGTAGATTAGCTTATTTCTCTGGTTATTTCTGGGTAATCTTAAGCCCATTGCTGCAAAAATAATCAGACTATAAATTGATAGTTCTGGCAATATGCTACAAACTGATAAGTCTGGAAATGCACCACAAATTGATAGTTCTGGAGGCTTAGGACGAAAATGCTTTAACGGAGGTGGTATAAAGGCTGTCAATGCGGTGATCGCCAGTAATGTCCACTCCAGATAAAGTAGAGACGGAAAAGGATGTTTCTTAATTTGAATTGGACGATTCATTAGCCACATTGTTCTAGTGATAGATGAGTTAAAAGTTGGAAGTTAGGAGTTAGGAATTAGAAGTTAAGAGTTTTGCATATTTTAACGGTAGCCTCTACCATTTCAAATTTTCGGTGGCTTACTTAAAATTTAAGAGTAAATACAGTGTATAGTATAAAAATTATGTAATAAGCTCAACAAGTATTTATAAATTAATCATAATAAAATTTTTCATCCTTCCAAACTCCAAACTCCAAACTCCAAACTCCAAACTCCAAACTCCAAACTCCAAACTCCAAACTCCTAACTCCTAACTCCTAACTCCTAACTCCAAACTCCTAACTCCTAACTCCTAACTCCTAACTCCTAACTCCTAACTCCTAACTCCTAACTATTTATTGTCAATCATGACTAAAGTCATGGGTAAAACCATGACTTTCTCCTCATGTGATTACTAAAGAGAAATTCTTATGATGGTGACATCCAACCAGGAAAAACCCATTACACAAGTCATGAAACTCAAAGCATTATCACTAGTCGCTGGAGCGTTCACGAAGTGTGCGCTCTGCGCTCTCGCTCTAACTTTAAGTGCAACCTCCTTTGCTGTTAATGCCCAAACAGCTTCTCCTTCACCCGTGTTACTTGCACAAACTCCACAAAAAGAAAGGGGCCCTTGGAAAGAATTGGGTCTAACAGATGCCCAAAAAACCCAAATTCAGGCAATTAAGCGCGATAGCCGCACCAAAATGGAGGCAGTTTTCACCCCAGAACAAAAGGCCAAGTTAGAGGCGGCGAAACAAGCACGTCAGGCTCAACGGCAAGCTGGTCAAGGTCAACGCCAACCAGGTCAACGTCAAGGAAAGCGTGGTTATGCTGACTTAAATCTGAGTGAAGCACAAAAAACCCAACTCCGACAAATCCGGGAGTCTGAAAAACAACAGATTCAAGTAGTCTTAACCCCCGAACAGCGCCAAAAAATAGAGCAATTCCGTCAAAATGCTCCTTCGCGTCGTCAACAAGGCAATCCCCAATAATAATTTTTCAAAAAATAATTAACTTGACTGATGTCTAAACATTGTTTTCCATAGTCAAAAATTAATAGACTTCTTGCAGAAGATGCGGAAAGGGGATGAAATTTTTCCCCTTTCCCTTTCCCTATTTATTCCCATGCCCAATTTAATAGACTTTCAAGCTAGTTATGAGTTATGAGTTAATTCAAAACTCGTAGCTTGATTAAGATGTCTAAAGAATTCGCAATTGGTAGTAAAGTCCGGGTTGTGGCACTACCGCCCTACGTCAAAACTGCTGAACCTATGCCCATGCTGCGCCCGCCCGATGTAATTCACCTTGGCGAAGAGGGTATAGTTATTGACCGCAGACCTGGTGGATATTGGGGTATTCGCTTTACTAGGGGAGCTTTTCTCTTAGATAGCCAATACATCGAAAGCACAGATACCCCACCCGAATCTCATTTAGAGTGAGATTAGCAGCAACCAGAAATTGTAAACTTGTGTAAAGTTGTAATTCTGG contains:
- a CDS encoding response regulator; this encodes MIKVLLVDDQGLIRQGLRALLELEPDLEIVGEAENGEQAINLVAEFQPDVVLLDIRMPIMDGVAATREIQKRFGKTKILVLTTFDDDEYVSAALQNGAMGYLLKDTPSEELAVAIRAVYKGYTQLGPGIVKKLLTQFSNGTPTHSPPVPSTLAELTPREKEVLRLIATGASNREIAQQLYISEGTVKNHVTNILNRLNLRDRTQAAIWANTYLSYLNEPS
- a CDS encoding nucleoside deaminase, which encodes MNPEYFMRLALAEAKEGDAPYGAVIVKDNEVVAVAHNTVNRDNDPSAHAEINAIRSLTAKLKNPSLEGYSIYTTGEPCPMCATACVWSGLSEIVYGASIQDLISVNQSQINISCEEVIAKSFRNIKFTKDVLKNECLELFK
- the sipA gene encoding regulatory protein SipA; this encodes MSKEFAIGSKVRVVALPPYVKTAEPMPMLRPPDVIHLGEEGIVIDRRPGGYWGIRFTRGAFLLDSQYIESTDTPPESHLE
- a CDS encoding sensor histidine kinase; the encoded protein is MNRPIQIKKHPFPSLLYLEWTLLAITALTAFIPPPLKHFRPKPPELSICGAFPDLSVCSILPELSIYSLIIFAAMGLRLPRNNQRNKLIYTGIEILLILIIGLFGERFARLFPFLYIILVTRSCLIFQLKGRLFVTILSFSLFLVTTQLKYQLFNFQASPQAQERYRFLILNSSLVFGLSLVFVLLMMNAVLSERQSREKLAIANEKLRQYAMQIENQATLEERNRIAREIHDSLGHSLTALNLQLETALKLWQANPGKAETFLATAKELGSKALKDVRESVSTMRLNPLQEQSLERAIASLSENFHRSNGILPIYQINLEYPLPPEINTAIYRITQESLTNISKYAYATEVKLELATTRGNLRLIIQDNGRGFDLGQNTTGFGLHSMRDRTFALGGEFNINSAPGSGCKITVNIPLTRLT
- a CDS encoding Spy/CpxP family protein refolding chaperone; its protein translation is MKLKALSLVAGAFTKCALCALALTLSATSFAVNAQTASPSPVLLAQTPQKERGPWKELGLTDAQKTQIQAIKRDSRTKMEAVFTPEQKAKLEAAKQARQAQRQAGQGQRQPGQRQGKRGYADLNLSEAQKTQLRQIRESEKQQIQVVLTPEQRQKIEQFRQNAPSRRQQGNPQ